In a single window of the candidate division WOR-3 bacterium genome:
- the ppdK gene encoding pyruvate, phosphate dikinase has translation MKKFVYSFGDNQAEGNAQMKDLLGGKGANLHEMTRIGISVPPGFTISTEACVYYFKEGKLPEGLKEEVENALRLLEKRTGKKFGDPENPLLVSVRSGARASMPGMMDTVLNLGLNDETVKGLAEKTKDERFAYDSYRRFIMMFSDIVLGIDRKKFEEIIEEKKREKNVKYDNELKAEDWKEVVESFKKLVKEEKKIDFPQDPYDQLWKAIIAVFESWNNKRAIEYRRIYKIPDDWGTACNVQAMVFGNMGEDSGTGVAFSRNPSTGEKEVFGEFLFNAQGEDVVAGIRTPLPLSELKHRKPEIYNQLVEIFEKLERHYKDMQDMEFTVEKGKVYFLQTRVGKRTPRAQVKIAVSMVKEGIIDEKTALKRVSPEDLEKLLHPQISPEFEKKNSAIAVGLPASPGAAVGKIYFTADDAMEMAEKGEPVILVRVETSPDDIHGMVRAKGILTARGGMTSHAAVVARGMGKPCVVGCEALHVDEKGKFMEVNGKILREGDYISIDGNTGKVYEGKADLIEPEIFPELEELLKFADKIRRLGVRANADTPRDARKAREFGAEGIGLCRTEHMFFEGERIYTMQEMILAENEEERKRALEKLLPLQREDFYLIFKEMDGYPVTIRTLDPPLHEFLPKDEASIRKLAKRTGKTAKEIKKIAESLKEMNPMLGHRGCRLGITYPEITEMQARAIFEAAAKAIKEGIKAIPEVMIPLVGIKEELVLQKETVDRVAKEVMEKEGIKIDYKVGTMIEIPRACITADEIAQVAEFFSFGTNDLTQTVFGFSRDDIGKFLPYYIDKKILKDDPFKTLDQEGVGEFMKIGVEKGKKANPNLKIGICGEHGGDPESVKFCHRIGLTYVSCSPFRVPIARLSAAHAVIEEEDKNLVEEHYGK, from the coding sequence ATGAAAAAGTTTGTTTATTCTTTTGGAGATAATCAAGCAGAAGGAAATGCTCAGATGAAAGACCTTTTGGGGGGAAAAGGTGCAAATCTTCATGAAATGACAAGAATAGGAATAAGTGTTCCGCCCGGATTTACAATATCAACTGAAGCCTGTGTATATTACTTTAAAGAGGGTAAACTCCCTGAAGGTTTAAAAGAAGAAGTAGAGAATGCTTTAAGGCTTCTTGAAAAAAGAACAGGAAAAAAATTTGGAGACCCTGAGAATCCTCTTCTTGTTTCTGTGAGGTCAGGTGCAAGGGCTTCAATGCCAGGAATGATGGATACAGTTTTAAATCTTGGTCTTAACGATGAAACGGTAAAGGGACTTGCAGAAAAAACAAAAGATGAAAGGTTTGCCTATGATTCCTATAGAAGGTTTATTATGATGTTTTCAGATATTGTTTTAGGCATAGACAGGAAAAAATTTGAGGAAATAATAGAGGAGAAAAAAAGAGAAAAAAATGTTAAATATGATAATGAATTAAAAGCTGAGGACTGGAAAGAAGTTGTAGAAAGCTTTAAAAAACTTGTAAAAGAGGAGAAAAAAATAGATTTTCCACAGGATCCATATGATCAGTTATGGAAAGCAATTATTGCAGTTTTTGAGTCATGGAATAATAAAAGAGCAATTGAATACAGGAGAATATACAAAATACCCGATGACTGGGGAACTGCATGTAATGTTCAAGCAATGGTTTTTGGAAATATGGGTGAAGATTCAGGAACAGGAGTTGCTTTTTCAAGGAACCCTTCAACAGGAGAAAAGGAAGTTTTTGGTGAGTTTTTGTTTAATGCTCAGGGTGAAGATGTTGTAGCAGGAATAAGGACTCCTCTTCCACTTTCAGAATTAAAACATAGAAAACCTGAAATTTATAATCAATTAGTGGAAATTTTTGAAAAACTTGAAAGACATTATAAGGATATGCAGGATATGGAATTTACAGTTGAAAAAGGTAAGGTTTACTTTCTTCAAACAAGAGTGGGAAAAAGAACACCACGAGCTCAAGTTAAGATTGCTGTAAGTATGGTTAAAGAAGGAATAATTGATGAAAAAACAGCTCTTAAAAGGGTTTCACCAGAAGACCTTGAAAAGCTTTTACATCCGCAAATTTCACCTGAATTTGAAAAGAAAAATTCAGCAATTGCAGTTGGACTTCCCGCATCTCCGGGAGCAGCAGTAGGAAAAATTTATTTTACAGCCGACGATGCAATGGAAATGGCTGAAAAAGGAGAACCTGTTATACTTGTAAGAGTTGAAACTTCTCCTGATGATATACATGGGATGGTTAGGGCAAAAGGTATTTTGACAGCAAGGGGAGGTATGACTTCACATGCAGCAGTTGTAGCAAGGGGAATGGGAAAACCATGTGTTGTTGGTTGTGAAGCCCTTCATGTTGATGAAAAAGGTAAATTTATGGAAGTTAATGGAAAAATTTTGAGAGAGGGTGATTATATAAGCATTGATGGAAATACTGGAAAAGTCTATGAAGGAAAGGCTGATCTTATTGAACCTGAAATTTTTCCTGAACTTGAAGAGCTTTTAAAATTTGCAGATAAAATAAGAAGATTAGGAGTAAGAGCAAATGCAGATACTCCTCGTGATGCAAGGAAGGCAAGGGAATTTGGAGCAGAGGGTATAGGTTTATGCAGAACAGAGCATATGTTTTTTGAAGGAGAAAGAATATACACAATGCAGGAAATGATCCTTGCTGAAAATGAAGAAGAGAGAAAAAGAGCTTTGGAAAAGCTTTTACCTCTTCAGAGAGAGGATTTTTATTTAATTTTCAAGGAAATGGACGGTTATCCTGTAACTATTAGAACGCTTGATCCTCCTTTACATGAATTCTTACCAAAAGATGAAGCGTCAATAAGAAAATTAGCAAAAAGAACTGGAAAAACTGCTAAGGAAATAAAGAAGATTGCAGAAAGTTTAAAGGAAATGAACCCAATGCTTGGTCACAGGGGTTGTAGACTTGGTATAACCTATCCAGAAATTACTGAAATGCAAGCAAGGGCAATTTTTGAAGCAGCAGCTAAGGCAATAAAGGAAGGAATAAAAGCAATACCTGAAGTTATGATTCCACTTGTAGGTATAAAAGAAGAGTTAGTTTTACAGAAGGAAACTGTGGATAGGGTTGCAAAGGAAGTTATGGAAAAGGAAGGTATCAAGATTGATTACAAAGTTGGAACAATGATTGAAATACCGAGAGCATGTATAACAGCAGATGAAATAGCACAGGTTGCTGAATTTTTCTCCTTTGGAACCAATGATCTGACACAAACAGTTTTTGGTTTTTCAAGAGATGATATAGGAAAGTTTTTGCCCTATTATATTGATAAAAAAATTTTAAAAGATGATCCCTTTAAAACTCTTGATCAAGAAGGTGTTGGTGAGTTTATGAAAATTGGAGTTGAAAAAGGTAAAAAAGCAAATCCAAATTTAAAAATAGGAATTTGCGGAGAACACGGAGGGGACCCTGAGTCAGTGAAGTTCTGTCATAGAATAGGTCTCACTTATGTTTCCTGTTCACCTTTTAGGGTTCCTATTGCAAGATTATCAGCAGCACATGCTGTAATTGAAGAAGAAGATAAAAACCTTGTAGAGGAACATTATGGAAAATAA
- a CDS encoding GGDEF domain-containing protein encodes MGKSFNLIIKKGEEILKIFPIKKNEILIGRNPENDLVLDDSLVSRKHCKIFLKEDSIFIEDLGSTNGTFLNGQRIKRERLKIGDEIGVGIYNLIFTTQEITLDESTKQILNVSKRLYYIAKEEREKILRLEEMALRDELTGLFTRRAFYQKIKEVLLKAEEIFILFIDIDNFKRFNDIYGHDTGDSLLVFISRILRELEDRGFVIRWGGEEFLIILPDFKKDEVIKIAEDILNKTRESSQEEIGERVTVSIGISSCKEKENIEECIKRADKALYLAKNKGKNRFEFKE; translated from the coding sequence ATGGGAAAGTCCTTTAATCTGATTATTAAAAAAGGAGAAGAAATTTTAAAAATTTTTCCGATAAAAAAAAATGAGATTTTAATAGGCAGAAATCCAGAGAATGACCTTGTTCTTGATGATTCCCTTGTTTCAAGAAAACATTGTAAAATTTTTTTAAAAGAAGATTCTATTTTTATAGAGGATCTTGGTAGCACAAATGGAACATTTTTAAATGGTCAGAGAATAAAAAGGGAAAGATTAAAAATTGGAGACGAAATTGGAGTTGGAATTTATAACTTGATTTTTACCACTCAAGAAATAACACTTGATGAAAGCACAAAACAGATTTTAAATGTAAGCAAAAGACTTTACTATATAGCAAAAGAGGAGAGAGAAAAAATTTTAAGACTTGAAGAAATGGCTTTAAGGGATGAGTTAACTGGACTTTTTACAAGAAGAGCTTTCTATCAGAAGATAAAGGAAGTTCTTTTAAAAGCAGAAGAAATTTTTATTCTTTTTATTGATATTGATAACTTTAAAAGATTCAATGATATTTATGGTCATGATACAGGAGACAGCCTTTTGGTTTTTATTTCAAGGATATTAAGAGAGTTAGAAGATAGGGGATTTGTTATAAGATGGGGAGGAGAAGAATTTTTAATTATTTTACCAGATTTTAAAAAAGATGAAGTTATTAAAATTGCTGAGGATATATTGAATAAAACAAGAGAAAGTTCACAAGAGGAAATAGGGGAGAGGGTCACTGTATCAATAGGGATAAGTTCCTGTAAAGAAAAGGAGAATATTGAAGAATGTATAAAAAGAGCAGATAAAGCACTTTATTTAGCAAAGAATAAGGGAAAAAATAGATTTGAATTTAAAGAGTAA
- a CDS encoding RtcB family protein, with the protein MSEVWKGPLNQIDDVTFEIPKNYKPGMRVPGIIFATKKLMESIVQDKAPEQVANVAHLPGILKASLAMPDIHWGYGFPIGGVAAMDENEGVISPGGVGYDINCGVRVLRTNLKKEEVEPYLDKLLDALFVNIPSGVGAKGKLRVSEKDLEDVMVLGAKWAVKKGFGTEEDLKRTESYGAMPGADPLPVSKKARERGMPQLGTLGSGNHFLELQVVEKIFDEESAKKMGLFLGQVCLMIHCGSRGFGHQIADDFIKIMLNAMRKYNIDLPDKQLACAPINSKEAKDYIKAMTAAANFAWCNRQMIAHWVRESFEKVFGKSSEELGIHMVYDVAHNIAKREKHVINGKERWVWVHRKGATRAFPPHHPEIPEVYKEIGQPVLIPGSMGTGSYILVGTKTAMEKSFGSTCHGAGRVLSRAAAVRASKGRNIEAELLKIGVKIRAASRDTMEEEIPDAYKDLDIVVDVVDRAGISKKVARLKPFGVVKG; encoded by the coding sequence ATGTCAGAAGTCTGGAAAGGACCTTTAAATCAAATTGATGATGTTACATTTGAAATTCCCAAAAATTACAAACCTGGAATGAGGGTTCCTGGAATTATTTTTGCTACAAAAAAACTAATGGAAAGTATAGTTCAGGATAAAGCTCCTGAACAGGTTGCAAATGTAGCCCACTTACCCGGAATTTTAAAGGCTTCTCTTGCAATGCCTGATATTCACTGGGGATATGGATTCCCAATAGGGGGTGTTGCTGCAATGGACGAAAATGAAGGAGTAATTTCACCAGGTGGTGTTGGTTATGATATAAATTGCGGAGTAAGAGTATTAAGAACAAATTTAAAAAAAGAAGAAGTAGAACCGTATCTTGATAAATTACTTGATGCTCTTTTCGTCAATATACCTTCAGGAGTTGGAGCAAAGGGTAAATTAAGAGTAAGTGAAAAAGATTTGGAGGATGTAATGGTTTTAGGAGCAAAATGGGCTGTTAAAAAGGGATTTGGAACAGAGGAAGACTTAAAAAGAACTGAATCATATGGAGCAATGCCTGGAGCGGATCCTTTGCCAGTTTCAAAGAAAGCAAGAGAAAGGGGTATGCCACAACTTGGAACTCTTGGCTCAGGGAATCACTTTCTTGAGCTTCAGGTTGTAGAAAAAATTTTTGATGAAGAGTCTGCTAAAAAGATGGGTCTTTTTTTAGGGCAGGTATGTTTAATGATTCACTGTGGTTCAAGAGGGTTCGGTCATCAAATAGCTGATGATTTTATAAAAATAATGTTAAATGCCATGAGGAAATATAATATTGACCTTCCTGATAAACAGCTTGCCTGTGCTCCAATTAATTCGAAGGAAGCAAAGGATTATATTAAGGCGATGACCGCTGCTGCAAATTTTGCTTGGTGTAACAGACAGATGATTGCACACTGGGTAAGAGAAAGTTTTGAGAAAGTTTTTGGAAAAAGTTCCGAAGAACTTGGAATACATATGGTTTATGATGTTGCCCATAACATAGCAAAAAGAGAAAAACATGTTATAAACGGAAAAGAAAGATGGGTTTGGGTACACAGAAAAGGAGCCACAAGAGCTTTTCCTCCTCATCATCCTGAAATACCAGAAGTTTATAAAGAGATAGGTCAACCGGTTTTAATTCCAGGAAGTATGGGGACGGGTTCATATATACTTGTTGGAACAAAAACTGCGATGGAAAAATCCTTTGGTTCAACTTGTCATGGTGCAGGAAGAGTTCTTTCAAGAGCAGCAGCAGTAAGAGCTTCAAAAGGGAGGAATATAGAGGCTGAACTTTTAAAAATTGGAGTTAAAATAAGAGCAGCATCAAGAGATACAATGGAAGAGGAAATTCCTGATGCTTACAAAGACCTTGATATTGTGGTGGATGTTGTTGATAGAGCAGGAATTTCAAAAAAGGTTGCAAGATTAAAACCTTTTGGAGTTGTAAAGGGGTAG
- a CDS encoding aminotransferase class IV codes for MGSELIFYNGKFVKSKNYYNFLKDRGFNFGESVYEVIKYSKKVLICFDDHMERMEKGLNEIMIKNPLNRDEWKKICLKVAKKFKSDECSIYIQVTGGSTEREHFVKAKPEPNYLIFAQKIPEIPEKFKIIFYPEIRWKRADIKTINLLPNVMAKFQAKKRGYDEALFFEEDGSIKEGSSTNIFYFKNQVFFTPKLNGILPGVTRKRFIEFLKNKGFKVIENRVYLWDLFDADGVFLTGTTTELKPVEVINGVEIKVFKDYKNLEREFIDFLLKISS; via the coding sequence ATGGGTTCTGAGCTGATTTTTTATAATGGGAAATTTGTAAAAAGTAAAAATTATTATAATTTTTTAAAAGATAGAGGTTTTAATTTCGGTGAATCTGTTTATGAGGTTATAAAATACAGTAAAAAAGTTTTAATTTGTTTTGATGACCATATGGAAAGAATGGAAAAAGGATTGAATGAGATTATGATTAAAAATCCATTAAACAGGGATGAATGGAAAAAAATATGTCTAAAGGTTGCTAAAAAATTCAAAAGTGATGAATGCTCAATTTATATTCAGGTAACAGGTGGTTCAACAGAAAGAGAGCATTTTGTTAAAGCAAAACCAGAGCCCAATTATTTAATTTTTGCTCAAAAAATTCCTGAAATTCCTGAAAAATTTAAGATAATATTTTATCCTGAAATAAGATGGAAAAGGGCTGATATTAAAACGATAAATTTATTACCAAATGTTATGGCAAAGTTCCAGGCAAAGAAAAGGGGATATGATGAGGCCTTATTTTTTGAAGAGGACGGCTCTATAAAAGAAGGTTCATCAACCAACATTTTTTATTTTAAAAATCAAGTATTTTTCACTCCCAAGCTTAATGGTATATTACCAGGTGTGACAAGAAAAAGGTTTATTGAATTTTTAAAAAATAAAGGTTTTAAAGTTATTGAAAATAGAGTTTATTTATGGGATTTATTTGATGCTGATGGTGTTTTTCTTACAGGAACAACAACAGAACTAAAACCTGTGGAAGTTATTAATGGAGTTGAAATTAAAGTTTTTAAAGATTATAAAAATTTAGAGAGAGAATTTATTGATTTTCTTTTAAAAATTTCAAGTTAG
- the thiD gene encoding bifunctional hydroxymethylpyrimidine kinase/phosphomethylpyrimidine kinase has protein sequence MNKYPVVLTIAGSDSGGGAGIQADLKTFAVHKTFGLSVITAITSQNTEGVKSIQGIDPEIVKDQIDMVARDFQIKAFKSGMLYSKEIIEVVADRIKFFNLKNYVLDPVVFAGSGDRLLLEDAKNALIEKLFPLSLILTPNRWEAENFTGIKIESIENAKKASEILKSMGPKYVVIKGGHFGDKAIDVVYDGKNFELLEGKKIIKGKKFHGAGCTFSASIAANLALGFSPFDSISRAKKFIEGAIKYSFEIGKGSIPVNHIWVLS, from the coding sequence TTGAATAAATATCCTGTCGTTCTTACCATAGCAGGTAGTGATAGTGGTGGTGGAGCAGGAATTCAGGCAGATTTAAAAACCTTTGCTGTTCATAAAACTTTTGGACTCTCAGTTATCACTGCTATAACTTCACAGAATACAGAGGGGGTTAAATCTATTCAGGGTATTGACCCTGAGATTGTAAAAGATCAGATAGATATGGTTGCAAGGGATTTTCAAATTAAAGCCTTTAAATCAGGTATGCTTTATTCAAAGGAAATAATAGAAGTTGTTGCAGATAGAATAAAATTTTTTAATTTAAAAAATTATGTACTTGATCCTGTTGTTTTTGCAGGTTCAGGAGATAGATTACTTCTTGAAGATGCAAAAAATGCTTTAATTGAAAAGCTTTTTCCACTTTCTCTTATTTTAACACCAAACAGATGGGAAGCTGAAAATTTTACAGGAATAAAAATAGAAAGTATAGAAAATGCAAAAAAAGCTTCTGAAATCTTAAAAAGTATGGGGCCAAAATATGTGGTTATAAAAGGGGGACATTTTGGTGATAAGGCTATTGATGTTGTATATGACGGAAAAAATTTTGAGCTTCTTGAAGGGAAAAAAATTATAAAGGGAAAAAAATTTCATGGAGCCGGGTGCACTTTTTCTGCAAGTATTGCAGCGAATCTTGCTCTTGGTTTCTCACCTTTTGATTCTATTTCAAGAGCCAAAAAATTTATTGAAGGAGCAATAAAATATTCTTTTGAAATAGGCAAAGGCTCAATTCCTGTAAATCATATATGGGTTCTGAGCTGA
- a CDS encoding isochorismatase family cysteine hydrolase, which produces MRTKEVLVPEIEVKRSILLKSDETSLIIVDMQNDFVDEKGALFVPDAKKTIPVIKNLIKKARNKRVKIFYTQDYHEEEDIEFPIWGKHAVKETWGSEIIDELKPEKGDYVIRKLRYDAFFGTSLDHLLRINNVKNVIVTGTVANICVLHTAGSAALHGYKVIVPMDAISAINEFDFYAALRQVSFLYKGIITEEKEISFE; this is translated from the coding sequence ATGAGAACTAAAGAAGTTTTAGTTCCTGAGATTGAGGTAAAAAGGAGTATTTTATTAAAGTCTGATGAAACTTCTTTAATTATTGTTGATATGCAAAATGATTTTGTGGATGAAAAAGGAGCTCTTTTTGTTCCTGATGCAAAAAAAACTATTCCTGTTATAAAGAATTTAATAAAAAAAGCAAGAAATAAAAGAGTTAAGATTTTTTATACACAGGATTATCATGAGGAAGAGGATATTGAATTCCCTATATGGGGAAAACATGCTGTTAAGGAAACATGGGGTTCTGAAATAATTGATGAGTTAAAACCTGAAAAAGGAGATTATGTTATTAGGAAACTTAGATACGATGCCTTTTTTGGAACCTCCCTTGACCATCTTTTAAGGATAAATAATGTAAAAAATGTTATAGTAACAGGAACTGTTGCAAATATCTGTGTTTTACATACTGCTGGTTCTGCTGCTTTACATGGTTATAAAGTAATTGTTCCTATGGATGCCATATCAGCAATAAATGAATTTGATTTTTATGCTGCATTAAGACAGGTTTCTTTTTTATATAAGGGTATAATAACAGAGGAAAAGGAAATAAGTTTTGAATAA
- a CDS encoding DUF6800 family protein codes for MKGRIKETELNRKKHRKWKIKKLREKYLKAQTEEERKKIIEKALKVNPYLKNAEEFLKPIKDKLKSV; via the coding sequence ATGAAAGGAAGAATAAAAGAAACTGAATTAAATCGAAAAAAACACAGAAAATGGAAAATAAAAAAATTGAGAGAAAAATATTTAAAGGCTCAAACAGAGGAGGAAAGAAAAAAAATTATAGAAAAAGCATTAAAAGTTAATCCCTATTTAAAGAATGCGGAGGAATTTTTAAAGCCAATAAAGGATAAGTTGAAATCTGTTTGA